One stretch of Streptomyces sp. NBC_01142 DNA includes these proteins:
- a CDS encoding MDR family MFS transporter has product MDTTSGLSRLGAFGLLLGMFLAMLDGLIVGTALPTIVGDLGGLNQLSWVVTAYLLATAATTPIWGKFGDLYGRKGTFMAAIVIFLAGSVLAGLAQSMGQLIAFRAVQGFGAGGLMVGALSIIGVLVSPRESGKLQSMIGAIMPVAFIGGPLLGGFLTDRLDWRWTFYVNVPVGAIALLIVALRIKVPTRRIKARIDYLGAGLLTVSIVALTLLAGWAGTHYAWTSPQILALAAVGVLAAAAFIRVERRAEEPVIPPRLFRDGNFALAQLLALLAGAVMLGVSNFLPLYMQFVRGMSPTASGMLLLPLMFGMLGAQLTTGHLISRNGRYRSYPILGGAALTLGSLVLLLLDVRTATALASGLTLVIGIGMGLLMQSTMILTMNSADPRDMGAASGTVTLVRTIGGSLGIALLGAAYTGRMEAGLAGQLGPEAAHRMATGGGGLTPALVDALPPPLREAFRAAVTGGLHAVLIASAVIAVLAFAASWFVREVPLRTRAEAEPQPAPVPPVTRSAA; this is encoded by the coding sequence ATGGACACCACGAGCGGCCTCAGCCGCCTCGGCGCCTTCGGGCTCCTGCTGGGCATGTTCCTGGCCATGCTCGACGGCCTGATCGTCGGCACCGCGCTGCCCACGATCGTGGGCGACCTCGGCGGCCTCAACCAGCTCTCCTGGGTGGTGACGGCGTACCTCCTCGCCACCGCGGCGACCACCCCCATCTGGGGAAAGTTCGGCGATCTGTACGGCCGCAAGGGCACGTTCATGGCCGCAATCGTGATCTTCCTGGCCGGCTCCGTACTCGCCGGACTGGCGCAGTCCATGGGCCAGCTCATCGCGTTCCGCGCCGTGCAGGGCTTCGGCGCCGGCGGGCTGATGGTCGGCGCGCTCTCGATCATCGGCGTGCTGGTGTCGCCGCGGGAGAGCGGAAAGCTCCAGTCGATGATCGGCGCGATCATGCCGGTCGCCTTCATCGGCGGACCGCTCCTCGGCGGCTTTCTCACCGACCGTCTCGACTGGCGCTGGACGTTCTATGTCAACGTCCCCGTCGGGGCCATCGCCCTGCTGATCGTCGCGCTGAGGATCAAGGTGCCGACCCGGCGGATCAAGGCCCGTATCGACTACCTCGGCGCCGGCCTGCTGACCGTCTCCATCGTCGCCCTGACCCTGCTCGCCGGCTGGGCCGGCACCCACTACGCCTGGACCTCTCCGCAGATCCTCGCCCTGGCCGCGGTCGGCGTCCTCGCGGCAGCCGCCTTCATCCGCGTCGAGCGGCGGGCCGAGGAGCCGGTCATCCCGCCCCGGCTCTTCCGCGACGGCAACTTCGCTCTCGCCCAGCTGCTGGCCCTCCTGGCCGGTGCGGTCATGCTCGGCGTGAGCAACTTCCTTCCGCTGTACATGCAGTTCGTTCGGGGCATGTCGCCGACGGCGAGCGGGATGCTGCTGCTGCCGCTGATGTTCGGCATGCTCGGCGCCCAGCTGACAACCGGTCACCTGATCAGCCGAAACGGCCGCTACCGCAGCTATCCGATCCTCGGCGGCGCCGCGCTGACCCTGGGCTCCCTGGTCCTGCTGCTGCTCGACGTCCGTACCGCCACCGCCCTGGCCTCCGGGCTGACCCTGGTGATCGGGATCGGCATGGGCCTGCTGATGCAGAGCACCATGATTCTCACGATGAACAGCGCCGACCCCCGCGACATGGGCGCGGCAAGCGGCACCGTCACCCTGGTGCGCACCATCGGCGGCTCGCTCGGCATCGCCCTGCTGGGCGCGGCCTATACGGGCCGGATGGAGGCCGGTCTCGCCGGACAGCTCGGCCCGGAGGCCGCGCACCGGATGGCCACCGGGGGCGGCGGTCTGACTCCGGCCCTCGTCGACGCGCTGCCGCCGCCCCTCCGCGAAGCCTTCCGTGCGGCCGTCACCGGCGGACTGCACGCCGTTCTGATCGCCTCCGCGGTGATCGCGGTGCTCGCCTTCGCCGCGTCCTGGTTCGTACGGGAGGTCCCCCTGCGCACCCGGGCGGAAGCCGAACCACAGCCCGCACCCGTCCCTCCCGTCACACGGTCGGCCGCCTGA
- a CDS encoding HhH-GPD-type base excision DNA repair protein — protein sequence MITPIHLAQQPEADELLGRSPLAALVGMLLDQQVPMEWAFSGPYTVAQRMGSDDLDAARIAAYDPDAFAEVLKEKPAVHRYPGSMAKRIQQLCQYLVDEYDGDASAVWRDVATGAELLARLKALPGFGEQKAQIFLALLGKQFGVQPAGWREAAGAYGEKGSYRSAADITGPETLAKVREYKQEMKRAAKAAKKT from the coding sequence ATGATCACCCCGATTCATCTCGCCCAGCAGCCCGAGGCCGACGAACTGCTCGGCCGCAGTCCGCTCGCCGCCCTCGTCGGCATGCTGCTCGACCAGCAGGTCCCCATGGAGTGGGCCTTCTCCGGCCCGTACACCGTCGCGCAGCGCATGGGCAGCGACGATCTCGACGCTGCCCGGATCGCCGCGTACGACCCCGACGCCTTCGCCGAGGTGCTCAAGGAGAAGCCTGCCGTCCACCGCTATCCGGGGTCCATGGCCAAGCGGATCCAGCAGCTGTGCCAGTACCTGGTCGACGAGTACGACGGTGACGCGAGCGCCGTCTGGCGGGATGTGGCCACCGGTGCGGAGCTGCTGGCGCGGCTGAAGGCACTGCCCGGCTTCGGCGAGCAGAAGGCGCAGATCTTCCTGGCGCTGCTGGGCAAGCAGTTCGGCGTACAGCCGGCGGGCTGGCGAGAGGCCGCCGGCGCGTACGGCGAGAAGGGCTCCTATCGCTCCGCGGCCGACATCACCGGGCCCGAGACGCTGGCCAAGGTGCGGGAGTACAAGCAGGAGATGAAACGAGCCGCGAAGGCCGCGAAAAAGACCTGA
- a CDS encoding M28 family metallopeptidase, which translates to MATLAAAALATPLLLASASPSVAHRQDPAKQAAKDASKLARQLVEKSSAKDAFKHLKKFQQIADTTGGHRAAGTLGHDASAAYVYQQLKKYGYDVSYEQFEFVYTETQAEKLAVVSPAPRDIKIAAMTYTKSTPVGGIKADLAAVPVDDTSGCEPADYASGTFTGKVALIKRGGCTFGAKQAAAAGAGATGAIIYNNTEGALGGTLGDPATGKIPTGGITKAEGEQLVADLAKGAVNISFEIRQLQQKRVTNNVIAETRGGNAANTVMLGSHLDSVTAGPGINDNGSGSAGLLEVAEELAKKEKRPPNKVRFAWWSAEENGLLGSEAYVANLSELGKKEIKLYLNFDMIASPNYGLFVYDGDNSDGVGSGPGPAGSAQLERDINEFLDKRRTPHEGTDFTGRSDYGPFIEVGIPSGGTFTGAEGVKTEAQAKKFGGTAGVAYDPNYHAAGDNLSNINMKAFAVNIGVIANAVGTYAHDLSSLRKPVVTVPTDGDAGSGGGLHDGHDHEVTE; encoded by the coding sequence GTGGCCACCCTGGCCGCAGCCGCACTCGCGACCCCGCTCCTGCTGGCATCTGCCTCCCCCTCCGTCGCGCACCGCCAAGACCCCGCCAAGCAGGCGGCGAAGGACGCGTCGAAGCTGGCCAGGCAGCTGGTCGAGAAGTCGTCCGCCAAGGACGCCTTCAAGCACCTGAAGAAGTTCCAGCAGATCGCGGACACCACCGGCGGCCACCGCGCCGCCGGTACGCTCGGGCACGACGCCTCCGCGGCGTACGTGTACCAGCAGCTGAAGAAGTACGGCTATGACGTGTCGTACGAGCAGTTCGAGTTCGTCTACACCGAGACACAGGCCGAGAAGCTCGCGGTGGTCTCCCCCGCGCCACGGGACATCAAGATCGCGGCCATGACGTACACCAAGTCCACTCCGGTGGGCGGCATCAAGGCCGACCTGGCCGCCGTGCCGGTGGACGACACCAGCGGCTGCGAGCCGGCCGACTACGCCTCCGGCACCTTCACCGGCAAGGTCGCGCTGATCAAGCGCGGCGGCTGCACCTTCGGTGCGAAGCAGGCGGCCGCGGCAGGCGCGGGCGCGACGGGCGCGATCATCTACAACAACACCGAGGGCGCGCTCGGCGGCACGCTGGGCGACCCGGCCACCGGCAAGATCCCGACCGGTGGAATCACCAAGGCCGAGGGCGAGCAGCTCGTCGCCGACCTCGCCAAGGGCGCGGTGAACATCTCCTTCGAGATTCGCCAGCTCCAGCAGAAGCGCGTCACCAACAACGTCATCGCGGAGACCCGCGGCGGCAACGCGGCCAACACCGTGATGCTCGGCTCGCACCTCGACTCGGTCACCGCGGGCCCCGGCATCAACGACAACGGCTCCGGCTCGGCCGGTCTGCTCGAGGTCGCCGAGGAGCTCGCCAAGAAGGAGAAGCGGCCGCCCAACAAGGTCCGCTTCGCCTGGTGGTCGGCGGAGGAGAACGGTCTGCTCGGCTCGGAGGCGTACGTCGCCAACCTGAGCGAGCTGGGCAAGAAGGAGATCAAGCTCTACCTGAACTTCGACATGATCGCCTCGCCGAACTACGGGCTGTTCGTCTACGACGGCGACAACTCCGACGGCGTGGGCTCGGGCCCCGGCCCGGCGGGCTCGGCCCAGCTGGAGCGCGACATCAACGAGTTCCTCGACAAGCGGCGCACCCCGCACGAGGGCACGGACTTCACCGGACGCTCCGACTACGGGCCGTTCATCGAGGTCGGCATCCCCTCCGGCGGTACGTTCACCGGCGCGGAGGGCGTCAAGACCGAGGCCCAGGCGAAGAAGTTCGGCGGCACGGCGGGCGTCGCGTACGACCCGAACTACCACGCGGCCGGCGACAACCTGAGCAACATCAACATGAAGGCGTTCGCCGTGAACATCGGCGTCATCGCCAACGCCGTGGGCACCTACGCCCACGACCTGAGCTCGCTGCGCAAGCCGGTCGTGACGGTCCCCACGGACGGCGACGCGGGCAGCGGCGGCGGCCTGCACGACGGCCACGACCACGAGGTGACCGAGTAA